From Roseisolibacter agri, a single genomic window includes:
- a CDS encoding GatB/YqeY domain-containing protein, whose protein sequence is MSDLADRLQQDLNDARKAQDKALVLVLGTVLSDVKNKRIELRRDPADEDVVDVLRKGIKRRRESIDMYDKGNRPELAAKERTELEVLERYLPPAVSDDELRAAVRAAIAGGAANIGAVMGRVMPLFKGRVDGSAINAMAKAELAK, encoded by the coding sequence ATGTCGGACCTGGCCGATCGGCTGCAGCAGGACCTGAACGACGCCCGCAAGGCGCAGGACAAGGCGCTCGTGCTGGTCCTGGGCACCGTTCTCTCGGACGTCAAGAACAAGCGGATCGAGCTCCGGCGCGATCCGGCCGACGAGGACGTCGTGGACGTGCTCCGCAAGGGCATCAAGCGGCGGCGCGAGTCGATCGACATGTACGACAAGGGGAACCGGCCGGAGCTCGCGGCCAAGGAGCGCACGGAGCTGGAAGTGCTGGAGCGCTACCTCCCCCCGGCCGTGAGCGACGACGAGCTGCGCGCCGCCGTGCGCGCGGCCATCGCCGGCGGCGCCGCCAACATCGGCGCCGTGATGGGCAGGGTGATGCCGCTCTTCAAGGGGCGCGTGGACGGGAGCGCGATCAACGCCATGGCGAAGGCCGAGCTGGCGAAGTAG
- a CDS encoding zinc ribbon domain-containing protein — translation MNDQLDALLALQTADDGIQALEGRLAALAPRLGRLDAERQAADKAVASAQAALERESERHAHLSERAGEFRRMNERAVGQLDMVRKARDASAAGAQVDVTRRALADAESELHAAGQRLATLQSTLDSAQQRTGSIDAEQAPARDELRVEREGIDRELADARAARASLARAVEPRLLMKYERVRGRRHGPAVFPLHHFTCGNCDTAIPTQRRAGMAAGNIEVCESCGVLLYAAPATANASGAH, via the coding sequence GTGAACGACCAGCTCGACGCGCTCCTCGCCCTGCAGACCGCCGACGACGGCATTCAGGCGCTGGAGGGGCGCCTGGCAGCACTCGCGCCGCGACTCGGCCGCCTCGACGCCGAGCGCCAGGCGGCCGACAAGGCGGTCGCCAGCGCCCAGGCCGCCCTCGAGCGCGAGAGCGAGCGGCATGCGCACCTCAGCGAGCGCGCCGGCGAGTTCCGGCGCATGAACGAGCGCGCGGTGGGCCAGCTCGACATGGTCCGCAAGGCGCGCGACGCCTCGGCGGCCGGTGCGCAGGTGGACGTCACGCGCCGCGCGCTCGCCGACGCGGAGTCCGAGCTGCACGCCGCCGGTCAGCGGCTCGCGACGCTCCAGTCCACGCTGGACTCCGCGCAGCAGCGCACCGGGTCCATCGACGCCGAGCAGGCGCCGGCGCGCGACGAGCTGCGCGTGGAGCGCGAGGGGATCGACCGTGAGCTGGCCGACGCGCGCGCCGCACGGGCCTCGCTCGCCCGTGCGGTCGAGCCGCGGCTGCTGATGAAGTACGAGCGCGTGCGCGGCCGTCGCCACGGGCCGGCGGTCTTCCCGCTGCACCACTTCACCTGCGGGAACTGCGACACGGCGATCCCGACGCAGCGCCGCGCGGGGATGGCGGCCGGCAACATCGAGGTGTGCGAGTCGTGCGGCGTGCTGCTCTACGCGGCCCCCGCGACGGCCAACGCGAGCGGCGCGCACTGA
- the rpsU gene encoding 30S ribosomal protein S21 — MEIVINDDENVERALRRFKRMVLKAGILADVRKHQRYEKPSERRKREREQAARNSRRRSGTRA; from the coding sequence TTGGAAATCGTCATCAACGACGACGAGAACGTCGAGCGGGCGCTGCGTCGCTTCAAGCGCATGGTCCTGAAGGCGGGCATCCTCGCGGACGTCCGCAAGCACCAGCGCTACGAGAAGCCCAGCGAGCGCCGCAAGCGCGAGCGCGAGCAGGCCGCGCGCAACTCGCGCCGCCGCAGCGGCACGCGCGCCTGA
- the dnaG gene encoding DNA primase, with product MITPESIDRVREAADILEIVGEHVKLKRSGSDFRGPCPFHGGKNPNFSVSPKRNAYYCFKCHASGDAIGFVREHLGMDFVEAVRYVAARAGVEVQETRAARGPEEKDPREPLWEAMNAAADIFREALWDDPEAQVARAYLASRGIEREQADRFTLGYAPREGKWIERLRALGHDDARLLEVGLLVAREDGSPPRPRFRGRLMFPIHDGSNRVIAFGGRVLGEGEPKYLNSPQGTLFDKGRQLYGLSWAKHPIRKADRVLVVEGYFDAIRLSLADIDETVAPLGTALTESQAALLGKLTKNVFLLYDSDEAGLKATFRAGLELLRLGISARVVTLPDGEDPDTYVRAHGPDRLEHALAQGVDILERQIQLLERRGWFAELHRKRRAIDKLLPTLRAAADPVTRELYLSRVAEVAGMDREVLQREVEHEERRPGPSAVASSPEAPPQQHVAERGRGGWGRDRWREPEAPAPHPEDTTPEVTFVEPPPQRDFKRRWENDRRKGKYRREEDWKSSLAVPRVAPTGAVLRAEGQLIRAMVQERDLVEAVAEKWPPESFNRTEWRLVFERLLLDPDQPLDALAQTLPADVVAQLDRLLDLPDPDPFHTVQGWVSRLQAMALDQEKERLIAQLPTLDEAAKDGVTVRIRELQEERAALSKHFSRVGPRLNP from the coding sequence GTGATCACGCCCGAGAGCATCGACCGCGTGCGCGAGGCCGCCGACATCCTCGAGATCGTCGGCGAGCACGTGAAGCTCAAGCGCTCGGGCAGCGACTTCCGCGGGCCGTGCCCGTTCCACGGCGGGAAGAACCCGAACTTCTCGGTCTCGCCCAAGCGCAACGCGTACTACTGCTTCAAGTGCCACGCGAGCGGCGACGCGATCGGCTTCGTGCGCGAGCACCTCGGCATGGACTTCGTCGAGGCGGTGCGCTACGTCGCCGCGCGCGCGGGCGTGGAGGTGCAGGAGACGCGCGCCGCGCGCGGGCCCGAGGAGAAGGATCCGCGCGAGCCGCTGTGGGAGGCGATGAACGCCGCCGCGGACATCTTCCGCGAGGCGCTCTGGGACGACCCGGAGGCGCAGGTCGCGCGCGCATACCTCGCCTCGCGCGGCATCGAGCGCGAGCAGGCGGACCGCTTCACGCTCGGCTACGCGCCGCGCGAGGGGAAGTGGATCGAGCGCCTGCGCGCGCTGGGTCACGACGACGCGCGGCTGCTGGAGGTCGGGCTGCTCGTCGCGCGCGAGGACGGCAGCCCGCCGCGCCCGCGCTTCCGCGGCCGCCTCATGTTCCCGATCCACGACGGGAGCAACCGCGTGATCGCGTTCGGCGGCCGCGTGCTCGGCGAGGGCGAGCCGAAGTACCTCAACAGCCCGCAGGGCACGCTGTTCGACAAGGGCCGGCAGCTCTACGGGCTGTCGTGGGCGAAGCATCCCATCCGCAAGGCGGACCGCGTGCTCGTCGTCGAGGGCTACTTCGACGCGATCCGCCTGTCGCTCGCGGACATCGACGAGACGGTCGCGCCGCTCGGCACCGCGCTCACCGAGTCGCAGGCCGCGCTGCTGGGCAAGCTGACGAAGAACGTCTTCCTGCTCTACGACAGCGACGAGGCGGGGCTCAAGGCGACCTTCCGCGCGGGGCTGGAGCTGCTGCGCCTCGGCATCTCGGCGCGCGTCGTCACGCTCCCCGACGGCGAGGATCCCGACACCTACGTGCGCGCGCACGGGCCCGATCGCCTGGAGCACGCGCTGGCGCAGGGCGTCGACATCCTGGAGCGGCAGATCCAGCTGCTCGAGCGGCGCGGCTGGTTCGCGGAGCTGCACCGCAAGCGGCGCGCGATCGACAAGCTGCTGCCGACGCTGCGCGCGGCGGCCGATCCCGTCACGCGCGAGCTCTATCTGTCGCGTGTCGCGGAGGTCGCGGGGATGGACCGCGAGGTGCTGCAGCGCGAGGTGGAGCACGAGGAGCGGCGTCCCGGCCCGAGCGCGGTCGCGTCGTCGCCCGAGGCGCCGCCGCAGCAGCACGTGGCCGAGCGCGGGCGCGGCGGATGGGGGCGCGACCGGTGGCGCGAGCCCGAGGCGCCCGCGCCGCACCCCGAGGACACGACGCCCGAGGTCACGTTCGTGGAGCCGCCGCCGCAGCGCGACTTCAAGCGCCGCTGGGAGAACGACCGCCGCAAGGGAAAGTACCGCCGCGAGGAGGACTGGAAGAGCTCACTCGCCGTGCCGCGCGTCGCGCCCACGGGCGCCGTGCTGCGCGCGGAGGGACAGCTCATCCGCGCGATGGTGCAGGAGCGCGACCTGGTCGAGGCCGTCGCGGAGAAGTGGCCGCCCGAGAGCTTCAACCGGACCGAGTGGCGTTTGGTGTTCGAGCGGCTGCTGCTCGACCCGGACCAGCCGCTCGACGCGCTCGCGCAGACGCTGCCCGCCGACGTCGTCGCCCAGCTCGACCGCCTGCTGGACCTGCCCGACCCCGATCCGTTCCACACGGTGCAGGGATGGGTGAGCCGCCTGCAGGCGATGGCGCTCGACCAGGAGAAGGAGCGGCTCATCGCGCAGCTCCCCACGCTCGACGAGGCCGCGAAGGACGGCGTGACGGTGCGGATCCGCGAGCTGCAGGAGGAGCGGGCGGCCCTCTCCAAGCACTTCTCGCGCGTGGGGCCACGGCTCAACCCTTGA
- a CDS encoding endonuclease MutS2, with the protein MNQHALNVLEFPRVLAVVADRATSMLGARRLRATLPTTDLAWLASEHRRVAAMRALVASEGGWSPEPVPDLTEPLARLRVFGTVWSAPELLAGGTLLRSSRRTREALSDPKRPPVVSAVLAVLTDRLISHSKLEQQVERTIAEDGTVRDDASPKLRSIRRDLRGAQGQLVALLERIMGKLEPHHQVADASVTVRNGRYVIPVRAGGRAVVGGIVHDASSTGATVFVEPPAAIEFGNRIRELEAAEHEEVQRILTELTDELRPLREPMIDSTDALVALDTLYARARWAAEFGCSPCDMVPAGEGFAIRDGRHPLLLAQGVPVVPFDLAMDTNEHTLLVSGPNTGGKTVLLKAVALLSLLVQSGIPAPVGEESRVPVYDDVFADVGDEQSIQASLSTFSAHLKNLTEIVGLATHASLVLIDELGSGTDPVEGAALGGAILEELTSRGTTTVATTHLGALKELATEVRGVVNASLQFDAVALAPTYRLIKGVPGRSYGLSIAQRLNMPVHIVERAVERIPKGERDVDALLAELEKRETELADREKLADELIESGKARAQRLADREKAVRERERTAEKQARQEARKYLLDARKEIDRTLRELKQGAADAVEEQAKDARRKVEELAARQGEHLDRLQREERNVAVRQAHQSKPGGPGAPREEIAAGDTVEVGTLGGKLGKVVERRGRDAVVTVGVMKLTVPVKTLVRSKQQMPKAEVFVPAMLDAADVYHSGEVDLRGLRVDEVDGFLLSSIDQAVRADRREIRIIHGKGTGAVRERVVELLRKETRAKSFRMGLWNEGGAGVTVVELE; encoded by the coding sequence ATGAATCAGCACGCGCTCAACGTCCTGGAGTTCCCCCGCGTCCTCGCCGTCGTCGCCGACCGCGCCACCTCGATGCTGGGCGCGCGGCGCCTGCGCGCGACGCTCCCCACCACCGATCTCGCCTGGCTGGCGTCCGAGCACCGCCGCGTCGCCGCCATGCGCGCGCTCGTCGCCAGCGAGGGCGGCTGGTCGCCCGAGCCGGTCCCCGACCTCACCGAGCCGCTGGCGCGCCTGCGCGTCTTCGGCACGGTCTGGAGCGCGCCCGAGCTGCTTGCGGGCGGGACGCTCCTGCGCTCGTCGCGCCGCACGCGCGAGGCGCTCTCGGACCCCAAGCGCCCGCCCGTCGTGAGCGCGGTGCTGGCCGTGCTCACCGACCGGCTGATCAGCCACTCGAAGCTGGAGCAGCAGGTCGAGCGCACGATCGCCGAGGACGGGACCGTCCGGGACGACGCGAGCCCGAAGCTGCGCTCCATCCGCCGCGACCTGCGCGGCGCGCAGGGGCAGCTCGTCGCGCTCCTCGAGCGGATCATGGGGAAGCTGGAGCCGCACCATCAGGTGGCCGATGCCTCGGTCACGGTGCGCAACGGCCGCTACGTGATCCCCGTGCGCGCGGGCGGCCGCGCGGTCGTGGGCGGCATCGTGCACGACGCGTCCAGCACCGGCGCCACCGTCTTCGTCGAGCCGCCGGCGGCCATCGAGTTCGGGAACCGCATCCGCGAGCTGGAGGCGGCGGAGCACGAGGAGGTGCAGCGCATCCTGACCGAGCTGACCGACGAGCTGCGCCCGCTGCGCGAGCCGATGATCGACAGCACCGACGCGCTGGTGGCGCTCGACACGCTGTACGCGCGCGCGCGCTGGGCCGCGGAGTTCGGGTGCAGCCCGTGCGACATGGTGCCCGCGGGCGAGGGCTTCGCCATCCGCGACGGCCGCCATCCGCTGCTGCTCGCGCAGGGGGTGCCCGTGGTGCCGTTCGATCTCGCGATGGACACGAACGAGCACACGCTGCTCGTCTCCGGTCCCAACACGGGCGGCAAGACCGTGCTGCTGAAGGCGGTCGCGCTGCTCTCGCTGCTCGTGCAGAGCGGGATCCCCGCGCCGGTGGGCGAGGAGAGCCGCGTGCCCGTGTACGACGACGTCTTCGCGGACGTCGGCGACGAGCAGTCCATCCAGGCGTCGCTCTCGACGTTCTCGGCGCACCTGAAGAACCTCACCGAGATCGTCGGGCTGGCAACGCACGCCTCGCTCGTGCTCATCGACGAGCTGGGCTCCGGCACCGACCCGGTCGAGGGCGCGGCGCTCGGCGGCGCGATCCTCGAGGAGCTGACGTCGCGCGGCACGACGACGGTGGCGACGACGCACCTGGGTGCGCTCAAGGAGCTGGCGACCGAGGTGCGCGGCGTCGTGAACGCGTCGCTGCAGTTCGACGCGGTCGCGCTCGCGCCGACCTATCGCCTCATCAAGGGCGTGCCCGGGCGCTCGTACGGCCTCTCGATCGCGCAGCGGCTCAACATGCCGGTGCACATCGTGGAGCGCGCGGTCGAGCGCATCCCCAAGGGCGAGCGCGACGTCGACGCGCTGCTCGCGGAGCTGGAGAAGCGGGAGACCGAGCTCGCCGATCGCGAGAAGCTCGCCGATGAGCTGATCGAGAGCGGCAAGGCGCGCGCGCAGCGGCTGGCCGATCGCGAGAAGGCGGTGCGCGAGCGCGAGCGCACGGCCGAGAAGCAGGCGCGCCAGGAGGCGCGCAAGTACCTGCTCGACGCGCGCAAGGAGATCGACCGCACGCTCAGGGAGCTGAAGCAGGGCGCGGCCGACGCGGTCGAGGAGCAGGCGAAGGACGCGCGCCGCAAGGTCGAGGAGCTGGCCGCGCGCCAGGGCGAGCATCTCGATCGCCTGCAGCGCGAGGAGCGGAACGTCGCGGTCCGTCAGGCGCACCAGTCGAAGCCGGGCGGTCCGGGCGCGCCGCGCGAGGAGATCGCCGCCGGCGACACGGTCGAGGTGGGGACGCTCGGCGGGAAGCTCGGGAAGGTCGTCGAGCGGCGCGGCCGCGACGCGGTCGTCACGGTCGGCGTCATGAAGCTCACCGTGCCGGTGAAGACGCTCGTGCGCAGCAAGCAGCAGATGCCGAAGGCCGAGGTGTTCGTGCCCGCGATGCTCGACGCCGCGGACGTGTACCACTCCGGCGAGGTGGACCTGCGCGGGCTGCGCGTCGACGAGGTGGACGGCTTCCTCCTCTCGTCGATCGACCAGGCCGTGCGCGCGGACCGTCGCGAGATCCGTATCATCCACGGCAAGGGCACGGGCGCCGTGCGCGAGCGCGTCGTCGAGCTGCTGCGCAAGGAGACGCGCGCCAAGTCGTTCCGCATGGGGCTGTGGAACGAGGGCGGCGCGGGCGTCACGGTGGTCGAGCTGGAATGA
- the recJ gene encoding single-stranded-DNA-specific exonuclease RecJ, producing MTAPTVAASAPVRRRIRPAARWVLTPPADPAIVAALVQDLRLPDAVSRLLAARGYRAGDAVRRYLRPRLDQLHAPDRLDGIRAAADRLADAVRRGETVLVHGDYDVDGMTSTALMTRVLRAVGGKVVPFIPHRLRDGYDLTDAGVRAAVDAGAQVVLTCDCGTSAHGPVGALCAAGIDVIVSDHHLPGHGRGAPACFAVLNPNLPESDYPEADRGLCAAGVAFKLALALVKALGVNDAIVWKQLDLVALATIADIAPLKGENRVLARYGLKLLAESQNAGLRALVRASGLDGKPLTAGRVGFILAPRLNAVGRLGHALRGVELLTTDDEHVAHAIARELEELNRQRQDLDRATLDEARRQVDRLDLDSTYGLVLAGEKWHPGVIGIVASRIVEETARPAVLVALEDGVGKGSGRSIARFDLHAALTECDADGLFQRFGGHRAAAGITIAADRIERFAQRFDEVARARLTPDDLVPELRVDLELPIEEVTEDLEAMLRHFEPHGMGNAAPVLVTRDVELGATPKRVGEDGVRLKLRCTDGRELEAIGWGLAARAEGLLPGMRVDAAFRLERDEFRGVSRLQARLADVVPSRGGPLALRGS from the coding sequence GTGACCGCCCCGACCGTAGCCGCCTCCGCTCCCGTCCGCCGACGCATCCGCCCGGCGGCGCGCTGGGTCCTGACGCCGCCCGCGGACCCCGCCATCGTGGCGGCGCTCGTGCAGGACCTGCGGCTGCCGGACGCGGTGAGCCGGCTGCTCGCGGCGCGCGGCTACCGCGCGGGCGACGCGGTGCGGCGCTACCTGCGCCCGCGGCTCGACCAGTTGCACGCGCCCGACCGCCTCGACGGCATCCGTGCGGCGGCCGACCGGCTCGCGGACGCGGTGCGGCGTGGCGAGACGGTGCTCGTGCACGGCGACTACGACGTCGACGGCATGACGTCGACCGCCCTGATGACGCGCGTGTTGCGCGCGGTGGGTGGGAAGGTGGTGCCGTTCATCCCGCACCGCCTGCGCGACGGGTACGACCTCACCGATGCCGGCGTCCGCGCCGCGGTCGACGCGGGCGCGCAGGTCGTGCTGACGTGCGACTGCGGCACGAGCGCGCACGGGCCCGTGGGCGCGCTCTGCGCCGCGGGGATCGACGTCATCGTCAGCGACCACCACCTCCCCGGGCACGGGCGCGGCGCGCCGGCGTGCTTCGCGGTGCTGAACCCCAACCTGCCGGAGAGCGACTATCCGGAGGCGGACCGCGGCCTCTGCGCCGCCGGCGTGGCGTTCAAGCTCGCGCTCGCGCTCGTGAAGGCGCTCGGCGTCAACGACGCGATCGTCTGGAAGCAGCTCGACCTCGTCGCGCTGGCGACCATCGCCGACATCGCGCCGCTGAAGGGCGAGAACCGCGTGCTCGCGCGCTACGGCCTCAAGCTGCTGGCCGAGTCGCAGAACGCGGGGCTGCGCGCGCTCGTGCGCGCGTCGGGGCTCGACGGCAAGCCGCTCACCGCGGGGCGCGTCGGCTTCATCCTCGCGCCGCGCCTCAACGCGGTCGGCCGCCTGGGGCACGCGCTGCGTGGCGTCGAGCTGCTGACGACGGACGACGAGCACGTGGCGCACGCGATCGCGCGCGAGCTGGAGGAGCTGAACCGCCAGCGGCAGGACCTCGACCGCGCGACGCTCGACGAGGCGCGCCGGCAGGTGGACCGCCTCGATCTCGACTCGACGTACGGGCTCGTGCTCGCCGGTGAGAAGTGGCATCCCGGCGTGATCGGCATCGTCGCGTCGCGCATCGTCGAGGAAACCGCGCGGCCCGCCGTGCTCGTGGCGCTGGAGGACGGCGTGGGGAAGGGGAGCGGCCGCTCGATCGCGCGCTTCGACCTGCACGCGGCGCTCACCGAGTGCGACGCGGACGGGCTGTTCCAGCGCTTCGGCGGCCATCGCGCGGCGGCCGGCATCACCATTGCCGCCGACCGCATCGAGCGCTTCGCGCAGCGCTTCGACGAGGTGGCGCGCGCCCGGCTGACGCCCGACGACCTCGTGCCCGAGCTGCGCGTGGACCTCGAGCTGCCCATCGAGGAGGTGACGGAGGACCTCGAGGCGATGCTGCGCCACTTCGAGCCGCACGGGATGGGGAACGCCGCGCCGGTGCTCGTGACGCGCGACGTCGAGCTGGGCGCGACGCCCAAGCGCGTCGGCGAGGACGGCGTGCGGCTCAAGCTGCGCTGCACCGATGGCCGCGAGCTCGAGGCGATCGGCTGGGGGCTCGCGGCGCGCGCGGAGGGGCTGCTGCCGGGCATGCGCGTGGATGCCGCGTTCCGCCTGGAGCGCGACGAGTTCCGCGGCGTCAGCCGGCTGCAGGCGCGGCTCGCGGACGTGGTGCCGTCGCGCGGCGGACCGCTCGCCCTGCGTGGTAGCTGA
- a CDS encoding histidine triad nucleotide-binding protein — MSDSCLFCRVVRGEIPATLVAETAECVAFRDINPQAPLHVLVIPREHVASLNEATDAAQLGRLSLLAAEIARREGYAETGYRTVVNTGPQAGQTVHHVHLHLLAGRDLRWPPG; from the coding sequence ATGTCCGATAGCTGCCTCTTCTGCCGCGTGGTCCGCGGCGAGATCCCCGCGACGCTGGTGGCCGAGACGGCGGAGTGCGTCGCGTTCCGGGACATCAACCCGCAGGCGCCGCTGCACGTGCTGGTGATCCCGCGCGAGCACGTCGCGTCGCTGAACGAGGCCACCGACGCCGCGCAGCTCGGGCGGCTGTCGCTCCTGGCGGCCGAGATCGCGCGCCGCGAGGGCTACGCCGAGACCGGGTACCGGACGGTCGTGAACACGGGGCCGCAGGCGGGGCAGACCGTGCACCACGTCCACCTGCACCTCCTGGCGGGGCGCGACCTGCGCTGGCCACCGGGCTGA
- a CDS encoding RsmE family RNA methyltransferase has product MSARVAAPTVATFVAHEPLVAGAQLTLGEDAAHHMRVRRLDVGDAVALRDGAGHSGEGRLVRLAKSHAVVELGAVHEHAPPPPVHLVVPVADRDRMLWLAEKAVEIGVASWRPVLFRRSRSVGARGEGPAFQAKVRARMLAALSQSEAAWLPHLHPDAPLERVIAAAPAGARWVCDPEGEPLIAGSVAPEEAATVVVGPEGGLEPDELAALREAGFRPAALPGNILRFETAAVVAAALARALVERAGPALP; this is encoded by the coding sequence GTGAGCGCGCGCGTCGCGGCGCCGACGGTCGCGACCTTCGTCGCGCACGAGCCGCTCGTCGCCGGCGCGCAGCTCACGCTCGGCGAGGACGCCGCGCACCACATGCGTGTCCGTCGGCTGGACGTCGGCGACGCGGTCGCGCTGCGCGACGGGGCGGGGCACTCGGGCGAGGGCCGGCTCGTGCGGCTCGCGAAGAGCCACGCCGTCGTGGAGCTGGGCGCGGTACACGAGCACGCGCCACCGCCGCCCGTGCACCTCGTCGTCCCGGTCGCCGACCGCGACCGCATGCTCTGGCTGGCCGAGAAGGCCGTGGAGATCGGCGTGGCGAGCTGGCGACCGGTGCTCTTCCGCCGCTCGCGCAGCGTCGGTGCGCGCGGTGAGGGGCCGGCGTTCCAGGCGAAGGTGCGGGCGCGCATGCTGGCCGCCCTCTCCCAGAGCGAGGCCGCGTGGCTCCCCCACCTGCACCCGGACGCCCCGCTGGAGCGGGTCATCGCCGCCGCGCCTGCGGGTGCGCGGTGGGTGTGCGACCCGGAGGGAGAGCCGCTGATCGCCGGGTCGGTCGCGCCCGAGGAGGCGGCGACCGTGGTCGTCGGGCCCGAGGGCGGGCTGGAGCCGGACGAGCTGGCCGCGCTGCGGGAGGCGGGCTTCCGGCCGGCCGCGCTCCCCGGCAACATCCTGCGCTTCGAGACGGCCGCCGTCGTGGCGGCCGCGCTGGCCCGGGCGCTGGTGGAGCGCGCGGGCCCCGCGCTTCCCTGA